The Halomonas sp. HAL1 genome segment TTTTTGCTCATTTTTCTGAAATTCAGTCTGATGGCTTCAAAACTCTGCCTGAAGGCGCTAACGTCTCTTTTGACGTTACCCAAGGTCAGAAAGGCCTTCAAGCTTCAAACATCAAGCTGCTTTCTTAATCCTAGCGATTATTTAAGTTCTCGAATCGTTTAGATTCGATGATCGGGCCCCGCTTAGGCGGGGCCCGATGCGTTTGTGTCTTTGAAAAAAACTGTCCCTGTGGTCATTGATCTTCCTGCTGTTAGCGATGGGCCTTCATATTATTTGAACTGATCGTTGTTCCTCCCATTACTTCCTATTTTCTGCTATATAAGATCGCCTTGCTTTAATGTTATGTTATATTGTATCTTTTAGTGATGCTGTTATTTCAACAGTAGAGAAAGGAATAGGGGAGACCGAAGCATGGTAGAGCATAAAATGAAG includes the following:
- a CDS encoding cold-shock protein — translated: MATGTVKWFNDSKGFGFIAPSDGSDDVFAHFSEIQSDGFKTLPEGANVSFDVTQGQKGLQASNIKLLS